Proteins found in one Tsukamurella paurometabola DSM 20162 genomic segment:
- a CDS encoding TetR/AcrR family transcriptional regulator gives MTAAVQSGEETPDAKGRAKTRRKLIRAAYFVFAQNGYGATTVKMVCDAAGFTRGAFYSNFTSLEELFIEVWRYHVQWIMDVMAKVVDAHVVKGADYGQLIEMAVRAIPVNERWQRVNGDFVALCTRTPELNQTVRDAQQMLLANMIPTVMHVLEAAGRRVTAPEALGYALLAVHEGTASYCVIDPDNETLKQNRIDLLTATLNMYSEPIA, from the coding sequence GTGACCGCCGCGGTGCAGTCGGGCGAGGAGACCCCCGACGCGAAGGGACGCGCCAAGACCCGCCGCAAGCTGATCCGGGCGGCGTACTTCGTGTTCGCGCAGAACGGTTACGGCGCCACCACGGTGAAGATGGTGTGCGATGCCGCCGGATTCACCCGCGGCGCTTTCTACTCGAACTTCACCAGCCTCGAGGAACTGTTCATCGAGGTCTGGCGCTACCACGTGCAATGGATCATGGATGTCATGGCGAAGGTGGTCGACGCCCACGTGGTCAAGGGCGCCGACTACGGACAGCTCATCGAGATGGCGGTGCGCGCGATCCCCGTGAACGAGCGCTGGCAGCGGGTGAACGGCGATTTCGTGGCCCTGTGTACCCGCACGCCGGAGCTCAACCAGACCGTGCGGGACGCACAGCAGATGTTGCTGGCCAATATGATTCCCACGGTGATGCACGTGCTGGAGGCCGCGGGCCGCAGGGTGACCGCGCCCGAGGCTCTGGGGTATGCGTTGCTCGCCGTGCACGAGGGCACCGCCAGTTACTGCGTCATCGATCCGGACAACGAGACGCTCAAGCAGAACCGGA
- a CDS encoding pyridoxamine 5'-phosphate oxidase family protein: MPNNHYHHLVFGDDALARQRDNGSYVAYGAQMERGDDGPQELSDRELLMISRADQFCLATVTPNGWPYLQYRSGPAGFVHHDPASGKLRFVDLPGNNQFVTLGNLAADDRLAMFFVDYPRRIRLKVFGRGTVLQRGEARAIEITVEAFDWNCSRSIIPRYDRAYLKELSLAHQKAADEREAGLHAEIARLRARVAELEAGK; this comes from the coding sequence GTGCCGAACAATCACTACCACCACCTCGTCTTCGGTGACGATGCGCTGGCGCGACAGCGGGACAACGGTAGCTACGTGGCGTACGGCGCGCAGATGGAGCGCGGCGATGACGGTCCCCAGGAACTGTCCGACCGGGAGCTGCTGATGATCTCTCGCGCCGATCAGTTCTGCCTCGCCACCGTGACCCCGAACGGCTGGCCCTACCTTCAATACCGCAGTGGTCCTGCCGGATTCGTGCATCATGACCCCGCCAGTGGGAAACTGCGCTTCGTCGACCTGCCCGGCAACAACCAGTTCGTCACGCTCGGCAACCTCGCCGCCGACGACCGCCTGGCCATGTTCTTCGTGGACTACCCGCGGCGGATCCGGCTCAAGGTGTTCGGCCGCGGCACGGTGCTGCAGCGGGGCGAGGCCCGCGCCATCGAGATCACCGTCGAGGCCTTCGATTGGAACTGCTCACGCAGCATCATCCCGCGCTACGACCGCGCCTACCTCAAGGAACTCTCGCTCGCGCACCAGAAGGCGGCCGACGAGCGCGAGGCCGGACTGCATGCCGAGATCGCGCGGCTGCGCGCCCGCGTCGCCGAGCTCGAGGCCGGCAAATAG
- the rnhA gene encoding ribonuclease HI → MIIVADEIVIYTDGACLGNPGPGGWGAVLRFGEHTKELYGAEKDTTNNRMELMGAISALEAITKPFPVVLYTDSSYVKNGITKWVEGWKRNGWKTANKQPVKNVELWQRLDEVAARYEIDWRWVKGHAGNEGNELADQLASRGAAEARDS, encoded by the coding sequence TTGATCATCGTGGCGGACGAGATCGTGATCTACACCGATGGTGCGTGCCTGGGCAACCCCGGGCCCGGGGGCTGGGGCGCGGTGCTGCGCTTCGGGGAGCACACCAAGGAGCTGTACGGCGCCGAGAAGGACACCACCAACAACCGAATGGAGCTGATGGGCGCCATTTCGGCGCTCGAGGCCATCACCAAACCGTTCCCCGTGGTGCTCTATACCGACAGCTCGTACGTCAAGAACGGCATCACCAAGTGGGTCGAGGGCTGGAAGCGCAACGGCTGGAAGACCGCGAACAAGCAGCCCGTCAAGAACGTGGAGCTGTGGCAGCGGCTCGACGAGGTGGCCGCGCGCTACGAGATCGATTGGCGCTGGGTGAAGGGGCACGCGGGCAACGAGGGCAATGAGCTCGCCGATCAGCTCGCCTCTCGCGGCGCGGCCGAGGCCCGCGACAGCTGA
- a CDS encoding MFS transporter, with protein MADSASPFVDPDYRRLFAAQVVGLFGSGLTTVALSLLAYELAGADAAGVLATALTIKMALYVVVAPLVAAQAYRLPRRALLVALHVIRAAVVLALPVVTEIWQIYLLVALLQAASAAYTPTYQAVIPDLLPDERQYTRALSASQLATTMETLLSPMLAAAALLVMSYQYLFVGTAIGFLLAAALVLRSRVPNPDAAPEGSFLQRLGSGTRIFVATPRLRGLLGLNLTVAAAGAIVMVNTVNFTRDELAGTQADMALVLAANGLGTMVVALIVPRLLDRTPTRTVMLTGGAVLPLALAAAVGLSLAGDGTWRWAALATIWFAIGAGTAAVVTPSGQVLRRSSNDADRPAVFAAQFSLSHVAWLITYPLTGWLTGSAGLTVTWSVMLVLAVTGLVVAALSWPRQDPVEITHAHREGDVDPAVIADATPVGDGWFEHTHAYVIDGAHPRWPDPDGRLIG; from the coding sequence ATGGCCGACAGCGCGTCTCCCTTCGTCGATCCGGACTATCGCCGCCTGTTCGCGGCGCAGGTGGTGGGCCTGTTCGGCTCCGGCTTGACGACGGTGGCCCTGAGCCTGCTCGCGTATGAGCTCGCCGGCGCCGATGCGGCGGGCGTGCTCGCCACCGCTCTCACCATCAAGATGGCGCTGTACGTGGTGGTCGCGCCGCTCGTCGCCGCGCAGGCCTACCGGTTGCCGCGCCGCGCACTCCTGGTGGCCCTGCACGTGATCCGCGCCGCCGTCGTGCTCGCCCTTCCCGTGGTCACCGAGATCTGGCAGATCTATCTGCTGGTCGCGCTGCTCCAGGCCGCGTCCGCGGCCTACACCCCGACCTACCAGGCCGTGATCCCCGATCTGCTGCCCGACGAGCGGCAGTACACCCGCGCGCTATCGGCGTCGCAACTGGCCACCACGATGGAGACGTTGCTCAGTCCCATGTTGGCCGCGGCGGCCCTGCTGGTGATGAGCTACCAGTACCTGTTCGTGGGCACCGCGATCGGCTTCCTGCTCGCGGCGGCACTGGTGCTGCGCTCGCGAGTGCCCAATCCCGATGCGGCGCCGGAGGGCTCGTTCCTGCAGCGGCTCGGCTCGGGGACGCGGATCTTCGTGGCCACGCCGCGGCTGCGCGGGCTGCTGGGTCTGAATCTCACGGTGGCGGCGGCCGGTGCCATCGTCATGGTGAACACGGTGAACTTCACCCGTGACGAGCTCGCCGGGACCCAGGCGGATATGGCGCTGGTACTGGCCGCCAACGGCCTCGGGACGATGGTGGTCGCGCTGATCGTGCCGCGGCTGCTGGACCGGACCCCGACCCGCACCGTCATGCTCACCGGCGGTGCCGTACTGCCGCTGGCGTTGGCCGCCGCGGTCGGATTGTCACTGGCCGGTGACGGCACCTGGCGGTGGGCGGCGCTCGCCACGATCTGGTTCGCGATCGGCGCCGGGACCGCCGCGGTGGTCACACCGTCGGGACAGGTGCTGCGCCGCTCATCGAACGATGCCGACCGGCCCGCCGTGTTCGCGGCGCAGTTCTCGCTCTCCCACGTGGCCTGGTTGATCACCTATCCGCTGACCGGATGGCTCACCGGCTCGGCCGGGCTCACCGTGACGTGGTCGGTGATGCTGGTACTCGCCGTGACCGGCCTGGTCGTAGCAGCGCTCTCGTGGCCGCGTCAGGATCCGGTGGAGATCACCCACGCCCATCGCGAGGGCGACGTGGACCCGGCCGTGATCGCCGATGCGACGCCGGTGGGGGACGGCTGGTTCGAGCACACTCACGCCTACGTGATCGACGGTGCGCATCCTCGCTGGCCCGACCCCGACGGTCGGCTCATCGGCTAG
- a CDS encoding metallophosphoesterase — MPSGITALLVVVLAALFLTYRRIVARWASPRARTVATVGLSAAGLLTVATAVGLLAGAGVLPPGPVRWISAAGLTWLAVVFYLLIALLILGIAWIGVRVAVRLRPGSADAGRRLLRTLAAAGLVVAVTTTTYGLFEAASPRITRTDIPLAAMPSDPGALRIALLTDLHVGPVRTRAFTQRVVDATNAQEPDIVILGGDLIDGTVDRIGDYLAPLKDLRSPFVFAVTGNHEYYADDARNWVQRWREVGVRPLLNESVRIWRDGARGGSSIRIVGVNDRKGTPPLAPDYDAAFAGIAPEEFTIAVAHEPKQAAEFARRGADLQLAGHTHGGQLWPFRYLVQLDQPTISGLEEVDGMPVYTSRGAGAWGPPVRVAAPPEIAIVNITSR, encoded by the coding sequence GTGCCGTCCGGTATCACTGCGCTCCTCGTCGTCGTCCTCGCGGCACTGTTCCTCACGTACCGCCGGATCGTCGCGCGATGGGCCTCCCCCCGGGCGCGCACCGTCGCCACCGTGGGTCTCAGCGCCGCCGGGCTGCTCACCGTCGCGACGGCGGTCGGCCTGCTCGCGGGTGCCGGGGTACTGCCGCCCGGGCCGGTGCGCTGGATCAGCGCGGCCGGCCTCACCTGGCTCGCCGTGGTGTTCTACCTACTCATCGCCCTGCTGATCCTGGGCATCGCCTGGATCGGGGTGCGCGTCGCGGTGCGGCTGCGCCCGGGCTCCGCCGATGCCGGCCGGCGCCTACTGCGCACGCTCGCCGCCGCGGGACTCGTCGTCGCGGTGACCACCACGACCTACGGTCTGTTCGAGGCCGCGTCGCCCCGGATCACCCGCACCGACATCCCGTTGGCGGCGATGCCGTCCGATCCCGGCGCCCTGCGGATCGCGCTCCTCACCGACCTGCACGTGGGCCCGGTGCGTACCCGCGCCTTCACCCAGCGCGTGGTCGACGCGACCAACGCCCAGGAACCCGACATCGTGATCCTCGGCGGCGACCTGATCGACGGCACCGTCGACCGGATCGGCGACTACCTCGCACCCCTGAAGGACCTGCGGTCCCCCTTCGTCTTCGCCGTGACCGGTAATCACGAGTACTACGCCGACGACGCCCGGAACTGGGTGCAGCGCTGGCGCGAGGTGGGCGTGCGGCCGCTGCTCAACGAATCGGTCCGGATCTGGCGCGACGGTGCCCGCGGGGGATCGTCGATCAGGATCGTCGGCGTCAACGACCGCAAGGGCACGCCGCCACTGGCGCCCGATTACGACGCCGCCTTCGCGGGCATCGCCCCTGAGGAGTTCACGATCGCCGTGGCGCACGAGCCCAAACAGGCCGCCGAATTCGCCCGCCGCGGTGCCGATCTACAGCTCGCCGGGCACACCCACGGCGGCCAGCTCTGGCCCTTCCGCTACCTGGTCCAGCTCGACCAGCCGACCATCTCCGGCCTGGAAGAGGTCGATGGAATGCCGGTGTACACCAGCCGCGGCGCCGGTGCTTGGGGGCCGCCGGTGCGGGTGGCCGCGCCCCCCGAGATCGCGATCGTGAACATCACCTCGCGCTAG
- a CDS encoding VWA domain-containing protein encodes MGRHHAPGATPAATPRGRTYLRYALAIGLVALLVAGLVAIFGGKVVSCGEKSTFTVMADPALVPAVRAEAKAVTDKCTSFTVREVPDAQVAGHLTGGGEVSDLWLAPSHTRVAAVSAQLGRDLPTTEVASSPIVLAGASIPEPTSWLDALQAATIRAVPADSPYATAPVTAGVSEAQQPGANRQALTAALAQYAQAAKRVDDDPVRSAKAQGGVVVVPEYAYLAAKKDEPGVSAVVPKSGAPRDDLLLTVTAGGDRATAAKTGADTLAAAFASEKGIVALGEAGLRGKDLSPAPPDGIGKVAGLPEPNTDELTKAEQAYATLAVPLKALVVVDTSGSMNESAGDTTRIGMLASGFTKVVTQIPDANAVGLWTFSIGSATRPDWTEVVPTARLDARRGDKSQRQALLDGVNALPRKVGGATGLYDTTLAAYRRAVENFDPAYSNSLILLTDGSDEKPGGMSLDDLVAQLRTLVDPARPVNIHTVGISKDADLPALKRIADATGGTAQEADSEQQMLTDFVTAIAKRAK; translated from the coding sequence ATGGGTCGCCATCACGCCCCCGGTGCCACACCGGCGGCAACCCCGCGCGGCCGCACCTATCTGCGGTACGCGCTGGCCATCGGTCTGGTCGCCCTGCTGGTCGCGGGACTCGTCGCCATCTTCGGCGGCAAGGTCGTCAGCTGCGGCGAGAAATCCACCTTCACCGTGATGGCCGATCCCGCCCTCGTCCCGGCCGTGCGCGCCGAAGCGAAGGCGGTCACCGACAAGTGCACCAGTTTCACCGTCCGTGAGGTGCCCGATGCGCAGGTCGCGGGGCATCTTACGGGCGGCGGCGAGGTCTCCGATCTGTGGCTCGCACCGTCGCACACCCGGGTGGCCGCCGTCTCGGCCCAGCTCGGCCGCGACCTGCCCACCACGGAGGTGGCCAGTTCGCCGATCGTGCTGGCCGGCGCCAGCATCCCCGAGCCCACCAGTTGGCTCGACGCGCTGCAGGCGGCAACGATCCGCGCCGTCCCCGCCGATTCGCCGTACGCCACCGCGCCGGTGACCGCCGGGGTGTCCGAGGCGCAGCAGCCGGGCGCGAACCGGCAGGCCCTCACTGCGGCCCTGGCCCAGTACGCGCAGGCCGCCAAGCGCGTCGACGACGATCCGGTCCGCTCCGCCAAGGCCCAGGGCGGGGTCGTCGTGGTCCCCGAATACGCCTACCTCGCAGCGAAGAAGGACGAACCGGGCGTCTCCGCCGTCGTCCCGAAGAGCGGCGCCCCGCGCGACGATCTGCTGCTCACCGTGACCGCGGGCGGCGACCGCGCCACCGCCGCCAAGACCGGCGCCGACACCCTCGCCGCGGCCTTCGCGTCCGAGAAGGGCATCGTCGCGCTCGGTGAAGCCGGCTTGCGCGGCAAGGACCTGAGCCCTGCGCCGCCCGACGGCATCGGGAAGGTCGCCGGGCTGCCCGAACCGAACACCGACGAGCTCACCAAGGCCGAGCAGGCCTACGCCACTCTCGCAGTGCCGCTCAAGGCGCTCGTCGTGGTCGACACCTCCGGTTCCATGAACGAATCCGCCGGCGACACCACCCGCATCGGCATGCTCGCCTCGGGCTTCACCAAGGTGGTCACCCAGATCCCGGACGCCAATGCCGTGGGACTGTGGACCTTCTCCATCGGCAGCGCCACCCGCCCCGACTGGACCGAGGTGGTACCCACGGCGCGGCTCGACGCGCGCCGCGGTGACAAATCTCAGCGCCAGGCACTGCTCGACGGGGTGAACGCACTGCCCCGCAAGGTCGGCGGCGCGACCGGCCTGTACGACACCACACTGGCCGCGTATCGCCGCGCGGTGGAGAACTTCGACCCGGCGTACTCGAACTCGCTGATCCTGCTCACCGACGGCTCGGACGAGAAGCCGGGCGGGATGTCGCTCGATGATCTGGTCGCGCAACTGCGCACGCTGGTCGATCCGGCGCGGCCGGTGAACATCCACACCGTCGGAATCAGTAAGGACGCCGACTTGCCGGCCCTCAAGCGGATCGCGGACGCCACCGGCGGCACCGCGCAGGAGGCCGACTCCGAGCAGCAGATGCTCACCGACTTCGTGACGGCGATCGCCAAGCGCGCCAAATAG
- a CDS encoding antitoxin, translating into MDFKDIANKAKDALGKNPGLIDKAGDFVDSKTGGKFSEQVNKAQDAAKKFIDDKEIQVEQEARDPQADQPKPDQQ; encoded by the coding sequence ATGGATTTCAAGGACATCGCAAACAAGGCCAAGGACGCACTGGGGAAGAACCCGGGTCTCATCGACAAGGCGGGTGACTTCGTCGACAGCAAGACCGGCGGCAAGTTCTCCGAGCAGGTGAACAAGGCGCAGGACGCCGCCAAGAAGTTCATCGACGACAAGGAGATTCAGGTCGAGCAGGAGGCGCGCGATCCGCAGGCGGATCAGCCGAAGCCCGATCAGCAGTAG
- a CDS encoding MBL fold metallo-hydrolase, which yields MPRRRSAAALAAGTVGGGLIGATGVYLLRAGRGLRRSMGAQADTVYTNSDPDSPHERFEPGKILRGVLGRARHGQGRPSRPIPLVAPLSPVDAADLAVTWYGHSSVLIEIDGFRVLADPVWGERVSPSPTIGPSRLHPVPVALSALPPIDAVIISHDHYDHLDLPTIDELTRDRDVPFCVPIGVGGHLRAWGVPEDRIIELDWDQSHTLTRDDGHDGTDELKVVCTEARHFSGRGLTRNSTQWASWSLVGRKASGQGHSVFFGGDTGYTERFKLIGDHFGPFDLTLLPIGAYDPLWPDVHTNPEEAVAIHQMIAGPKAPLVPVHWATFNLAFHDWSEPVERLLVAAKDAGITTVVPKPGGRVDGIAAAAGRIPQVDHHSGDSSGTRSNGDWWTEVG from the coding sequence ATGCCGCGCCGGCGGTCCGCCGCCGCGCTCGCCGCAGGCACGGTGGGCGGAGGCCTGATCGGTGCCACCGGCGTGTACCTGCTGCGCGCCGGACGGGGCCTGAGGCGGTCCATGGGGGCGCAGGCCGACACCGTGTACACCAATTCCGATCCCGACAGTCCGCACGAGCGGTTCGAGCCGGGGAAGATCCTGCGCGGCGTTCTCGGCCGCGCCCGGCACGGCCAGGGGCGCCCGTCGCGGCCCATTCCCCTGGTCGCGCCGCTGAGCCCCGTGGACGCCGCGGATCTGGCCGTCACCTGGTACGGGCACTCCTCGGTGCTCATCGAGATCGACGGCTTCCGGGTTCTGGCCGATCCGGTCTGGGGTGAACGGGTGTCACCGTCGCCCACCATCGGCCCGTCCCGGCTGCATCCCGTTCCCGTGGCGCTGAGCGCGTTGCCGCCGATCGATGCGGTGATCATCAGCCACGACCACTACGACCACCTCGATCTGCCGACCATCGACGAGCTCACCCGCGACCGGGACGTGCCCTTCTGCGTGCCCATCGGCGTCGGCGGGCACCTCCGGGCGTGGGGTGTGCCCGAGGACCGGATCATCGAACTCGACTGGGACCAGAGCCACACCCTCACGCGCGACGACGGGCACGACGGCACCGACGAGCTCAAGGTGGTGTGCACCGAAGCACGGCACTTCTCCGGCCGCGGGCTGACCCGGAACTCCACCCAGTGGGCGTCGTGGTCGCTGGTGGGGCGGAAGGCGTCGGGCCAGGGGCACTCCGTGTTCTTCGGGGGCGACACCGGGTACACGGAGCGATTCAAGCTGATCGGCGACCATTTCGGCCCGTTCGACCTCACGCTGTTGCCGATCGGTGCCTACGATCCGCTGTGGCCCGATGTACATACCAATCCGGAGGAGGCCGTCGCGATCCACCAGATGATCGCGGGGCCCAAGGCGCCGCTGGTACCGGTGCACTGGGCCACCTTCAATCTCGCCTTCCACGACTGGTCGGAGCCGGTCGAGCGACTATTGGTGGCCGCGAAGGACGCCGGTATCACCACGGTGGTTCCCAAGCCCGGTGGCAGGGTCGACGGCATCGCGGCGGCGGCGGGCCGGATTCCGCAGGTAGATCACCACAGTGGAGATTCTTCGGGAACGCGAAGCAATGGAGACTGGTGGACCGAGGTCGGCTAG
- a CDS encoding enoyl-CoA hydratase yields the protein MIGYTLEDRVAVIEFQRPEARNALNPELMDGLEAAFDRAEADEAFVIVLTGQGTVFSAGADLRSGAVLDKGFMARVIRFYQRVENMKQIVIAAVNGPAVGAGVQMAMVADLRVLDPSATIAIPAAKLGVTIDKWTLRRLVDLVGGGHARSVLMAAEKLGAEQLAALGFANRIGDREAALDYARGITKLAPLSLQNYKALFKNDVAREPLTDADEARLHAVWDSEDLREALTARFEKREPRFSGR from the coding sequence ATGATCGGATACACGTTGGAGGACCGGGTCGCCGTCATAGAGTTCCAGCGCCCGGAGGCGCGGAACGCCCTGAATCCCGAGCTCATGGATGGCCTGGAGGCGGCATTCGATCGCGCGGAGGCCGACGAGGCCTTCGTGATCGTGCTCACCGGCCAGGGCACGGTGTTCTCGGCAGGGGCGGATCTGCGGTCGGGGGCCGTGCTCGATAAGGGGTTCATGGCGCGGGTGATCCGGTTCTACCAGCGGGTCGAGAACATGAAGCAGATCGTGATCGCCGCGGTGAACGGTCCCGCGGTGGGGGCGGGTGTGCAGATGGCCATGGTCGCCGATCTGCGCGTGCTCGACCCCAGCGCCACCATCGCGATCCCCGCGGCCAAGCTCGGCGTGACCATCGACAAGTGGACGCTGCGCCGGCTGGTCGATCTGGTGGGCGGGGGCCACGCGCGCAGCGTGCTCATGGCGGCCGAGAAGCTGGGCGCCGAGCAGCTCGCCGCGCTCGGGTTCGCCAATCGCATCGGCGACCGCGAGGCGGCCCTCGACTACGCGCGCGGCATCACCAAGCTGGCGCCGCTGTCGCTGCAGAATTACAAGGCGCTGTTCAAGAACGACGTCGCCCGTGAACCGCTGACCGACGCCGATGAGGCCAGGTTGCACGCCGTCTGGGACTCCGAAGATCTGCGCGAGGCGCTCACGGCCCGATTCGAGAAGCGCGAGCCGCGCTTCTCGGGGCGCTGA
- a CDS encoding NAD(P)-binding domain-containing protein, protein MKDVVVVGAGQAGLSAAYFLPRFGINDFEVLDHNSGPGGAWRLRWPSLTLKAANHVHDLPGWGLHDALGNQCDDIPASTGVAEYFGEYEKRFALPVRRPAHVASITRTGDADAPFLVSGTLGGAPYAETARAVINCTGTWDRPFWPTVPGAGTFAGQQLHAHDYRTAEPFAGKTVAVVGAGITAVQLLLEIAQVADTAWFTRREVQWDETPFDPDKGRRAVARVDERVRACLPPGSVVSVTGLPVNDAIRRGIADGILVRRAMFASLTPDGPLLADGTLVRADVILWCTGFRYSMDHLAPLNLRAPGGGIVMTGRLATEVAGEPRLHLLGYGPSASTIGANRAGREAAKAVAEATGPREAISE, encoded by the coding sequence GTGAAGGATGTCGTCGTGGTCGGTGCAGGCCAGGCCGGTCTCTCGGCCGCCTACTTCCTCCCGAGGTTCGGGATCAACGATTTCGAGGTTCTTGATCACAATTCGGGTCCGGGCGGCGCCTGGCGGCTGCGGTGGCCCTCGCTCACGCTCAAAGCGGCGAACCACGTGCACGATCTGCCGGGCTGGGGTTTGCATGACGCGTTGGGCAACCAGTGCGACGACATCCCCGCTTCCACCGGCGTCGCCGAGTACTTCGGGGAGTACGAGAAGCGGTTCGCGCTGCCGGTCCGGCGGCCCGCGCACGTCGCGTCGATCACGCGCACGGGTGACGCTGACGCGCCCTTCCTGGTGTCCGGGACGCTGGGCGGTGCGCCCTACGCCGAGACCGCGCGGGCGGTGATCAACTGCACGGGCACCTGGGACCGGCCGTTCTGGCCGACGGTGCCGGGCGCCGGCACGTTCGCCGGACAGCAATTGCACGCCCACGACTACCGCACGGCAGAGCCCTTCGCGGGGAAGACGGTGGCGGTGGTGGGCGCCGGTATCACCGCGGTGCAGTTGTTGCTGGAGATCGCTCAGGTGGCGGATACGGCGTGGTTCACGCGCCGCGAGGTGCAGTGGGACGAGACGCCGTTCGATCCGGACAAGGGTCGGCGCGCGGTGGCCCGGGTGGACGAGCGGGTGCGGGCGTGTCTGCCGCCCGGTTCGGTGGTCTCGGTGACCGGCCTACCGGTCAATGATGCGATCCGCCGGGGCATCGCGGACGGAATCCTGGTGCGGCGGGCCATGTTCGCCTCTCTGACGCCCGACGGTCCGCTGCTCGCCGATGGCACGCTCGTGCGCGCGGACGTGATCCTGTGGTGCACCGGGTTCCGGTACTCGATGGATCACCTGGCGCCGCTGAACCTGCGGGCTCCGGGCGGCGGGATCGTGATGACCGGCCGGCTGGCGACCGAGGTGGCCGGCGAGCCCCGGCTGCACCTGTTGGGCTACGGCCCCTCCGCCTCGACCATCGGCGCGAACCGCGCCGGCAGAGAGGCCGCGAAGGCTGTCGCGGAGGCGACCGGCCCGCGCGAGGCCATCAGCGAATAG
- a CDS encoding MspA family porin: MTYRTRVATVAALVGLFASTAAAGGAAAQVTPQQPSGPVKGAVQYLKNSEGAAAKIALFDMKARIFPPLAGDQKSRLAYVDGKAETSITAGEGLTSASIEVGYVVACGVKDGGFESWIGTNQSIGSTVGAGAGGGFGGPFPWGGVGVGGSVNGQLGMSQNQVIKTAPGTIQYFPVGVKEIANPKPGEKFGVRFAEKRISVEGCIGSVDAVAYATGKLSTRYFDDAKTAYSEIIRLA, translated from the coding sequence TTGACGTATCGGACGCGCGTTGCGACCGTCGCAGCGCTGGTGGGATTGTTCGCCTCAACCGCCGCGGCCGGCGGCGCAGCAGCTCAAGTGACACCGCAGCAGCCTTCAGGCCCCGTCAAGGGGGCGGTGCAGTACCTGAAGAACTCCGAGGGCGCTGCCGCGAAAATTGCATTGTTCGACATGAAGGCACGGATATTCCCACCCCTGGCGGGTGACCAGAAATCACGCCTGGCGTACGTCGACGGGAAGGCGGAAACGTCGATCACCGCCGGCGAAGGGCTCACCTCCGCTTCGATCGAAGTCGGATACGTCGTGGCGTGCGGAGTGAAAGACGGAGGCTTCGAGTCGTGGATCGGCACCAATCAATCGATTGGATCGACGGTCGGAGCAGGAGCCGGGGGCGGTTTCGGCGGACCATTCCCCTGGGGCGGCGTAGGAGTCGGAGGCTCGGTCAACGGTCAACTCGGAATGAGTCAGAACCAGGTCATCAAGACCGCGCCCGGAACCATCCAATACTTCCCTGTTGGCGTCAAAGAGATCGCGAATCCGAAACCGGGCGAGAAATTCGGCGTACGATTCGCCGAGAAGCGAATCAGTGTCGAAGGATGTATTGGCAGCGTGGACGCAGTCGCTTATGCGACCGGAAAACTGTCGACCCGCTACTTCGACGACGCCAAGACGGCGTACAGCGAAATCATCCGACTCGCGTAG
- a CDS encoding helix-turn-helix domain-containing protein: protein MSKVPRLVSTSDAARMLSVSPRTINRWAASGKLPAVDLPSGTRRFRLEDIQAIWSVKKSCVAEPGRGRNPR, encoded by the coding sequence GTGAGTAAAGTTCCGCGGCTCGTCTCCACCTCCGATGCAGCTCGGATGCTCAGCGTGTCGCCCCGCACCATCAATCGGTGGGCGGCCTCCGGCAAGCTCCCCGCAGTCGACCTTCCCAGTGGAACCCGCCGATTCCGTCTGGAAGACATCCAGGCCATCTGGTCCGTGAAGAAGAGCTGTGTCGCTGAGCCGGGACGCGGTCGGAATCCCCGGTAG